The sequence CGGTCCTTCCACCTccagcatattcacccctttttgccTTGGACAGTCTATGTCCTCATGATTCCTTGGAAcgcaccatttgcacaacaaaCTTTCTGCGTCACCCCCGTTTTGACATTCCCGCGCAAAGTGACTCCATTCGTTGCACTTTCTGCATTGAATCATGGGTCGTCCCTTTGCGTtgtattgaattctactccttggtgtgttattattggatctgTTGTTACCTTGCCGATTGTTTCTATACCCTCCAGGAGAGGCGTTAGAGTTTGCTGCCGGCTTCGGAAGTGTCGCTGGCGGTGTGACTTGGTCGGG is a genomic window of Cryptomeria japonica chromosome 7, Sugi_1.0, whole genome shotgun sequence containing:
- the LOC131857036 gene encoding uncharacterized protein LOC131857036 is translated as MMSMMKELKADKEGGREGKELWCTDCKTKGHTKGSCPHKAFCDTCQVMGHSIKECTYNLKTLSTQVLFAQPDQVTPPATLPKPAANSNASPGGYRNNRQGNNRSNNNTPRSRIQYNAKGRPMIQCRKCNEWSHFARECQNGGDAESLLCKWCVPRNHEDIDCPRQKGVNMLEVEGPREGVLAITRLQNKTAMYPDPCTEKERL